Proteins co-encoded in one Medicago truncatula cultivar Jemalong A17 chromosome 8, MtrunA17r5.0-ANR, whole genome shotgun sequence genomic window:
- the LOC120577724 gene encoding uncharacterized protein, which produces MSIGDYYTKLKGLWDERDALSPLPLSDGNVAKKLKEYQQTQHTIQFLMKLNPVYATARGQILLMDPLPPVNKVFSLIIQDEKQRDISSQVTSEAVAFAVRNEPPNFNKNYQPKYPHLKCDRCNLAGHTAENCRQHLKCDHCGYKGHTIDICRKLKRENVQGDRKGFSNSLSRANHVNSKSDKAETTSSYNLTADQYHDLLELINRTKSVSVANQVSTMNNLSGPTFGEDDWDGN; this is translated from the exons ATGAGCATTGGTGACTACTACACCAAATTAAAGGGATTGTGGGATGAACGTGATGCTCTCAGTCCTCTTCCACTAAGTGACGGTAACGTGGCAAAGAAATTGAAGGAGTATCAACAAACTCAACACACCATTCAATTTCTGATGAAACTCAACCCGGTCTATGCTACAGCTCGGGGACAAATTTTACTTATGGATCCATTGCCCCCCGTGAATAAGgtattttctcttattattcAAGATGAAAAACAACGTGACATTTCTTCACAAGTAacatcagaagcagtagcttTTGCTGTCAGAAATGAGCCACCGAATTTCAACAAGAATTATCAACCAAAGTATCCACACCTCAAATGTGATCGCTGCAACCTTGCTGGACACACTGCTGAAAATTGCCGCCAACATCTTAAATGTGATCATTGTGGCTACAAAGGTCATACCATTGACATTTGTCGCAAGCTCAAGCGAGAAAATGTTCAAGGGGATAGGAAAGGTTTCTCAAACTCCCTTTCTAGAGCTAATCATGTGAATTCCAAATCTGACAAAGCTGAGACAACTTCCTCATACAACCTGACTGCAGATCAATACCATGATCTACTTGAACTCATTAATCGGACAAAATCGGTTAGTGTTGCCAATCAAGTGTCGACAATGAACAACCTTTCAG GACCAACATTCGGGGAAGACGATTGGGACGGGAATTGA